From a single Oreochromis niloticus isolate F11D_XX linkage group LG3, O_niloticus_UMD_NMBU, whole genome shotgun sequence genomic region:
- the LOC106098993 gene encoding E3 ubiquitin-protein ligase TRIM39 isoform X1 — MSLQVCHCGWSKNTSYQGLRVHQGKMGCTPKGMRMPEHAQFSYLPTVTILSPQIKLTDPFMDIFKNSVKSDSSSNASYYSWPRITADQDLGDLQGGMKSTQNQLEENKVQLWRNHQEESHQNYSRPTFSSSVKEEQNRLLPSSFIPQIDSPARQASTVEIIKSLVETQQQSVPTGSNMGAYQGLDFASGAQSVFMAMSQTFSNHSDHTDNATTKMETDTSFFETPQRSHQSTVSSDKARRALDFSTGEQQVVQLLELPGKAAQHAAICPEEKEKEIDRLKEKKTKKLQKAKQEKMKSDLQQKIHIRELKMAEVRSLEIDCKGTLDAEWLEVNNFFSEVIRVVEDARKKALKPLEERRQKVKGDAQDIIQKLQREIDVLKKAIAEAPKNPDLEVSPLTGLDESTDWKNVQVDTSLSFGTLRTTTSAMMKQIHEELEKLSSIELRRITKFAVDVKLDPTTAHQSLEISDNGKKVRDGGKMSRDPDSPQRFNMFGSILGLNRLSSGRAYWEVEVSKKTGWDLGVARCDANRKGKLSINPDNGYWATVHYEDQKYAALMTPPVSLSLKRKPQKVGVFVDYEEGLVSFYDVTSQSHIYSFTECLFGGEILPYFSPHLKQNEKNSNPLIISAVQKQQ, encoded by the exons ATGAGTCTTCAGGTTTGCCACTGTGGCTGGTCCAAAAACACAAGTTACCAGGGCCTCAGAGTTCACCAGGGAAAGATGGGATGTACACCAAAGGGAATGAGGATGCCTGAACATGCACAATTCAGTTACCTTCCTACAGTGACCATCCTGAGTCCTCAGATCAAATTAACAGACCCATTTATGGATATTTTCAAGAATTCTGTGAAGTCTG attCTTCTTCAAACGCAAGCTACTACAGCTGGCCCAGAATCACAGCTGATCAGGACCTCGGAGATCTCCAGGGAGGGATGAAATCTACACAAAATCAACTGGAGGAGAACAAAGTTCAACTCTGGAGAAATCATCAGGAAGAATCTCATCAAAACTACAGCAGACCAACTTTCAGTTCTTCAGTCAAGGAGGAG CAGAATAGACTTCTGCCATCAAGCTTCATCCCCCAAATCGATTCTCCAGCCAGACAAGCCTCCACAGTAGAGATAATTAAATCAT TGGTTGAAACTCAGCAACAGTCTGTGCCAACAGGTTCAAACATGGGCGCATATCAGGGGCTTGATTTTGCCTCTGGTGCCCAg TCTGTGTTCATGGCCATGTCACAGACCTTCAGCAACCACAGTGATCATACAGACAACGCAACCACAAAGATGGAGACAGACACATCAT TCTTTGAGACTCCTCAGCGCTCTCATCAAAGCACCGTGAGCTCAGACAAAGCCCGTCGAGCTCTGGACTTCTCTACTGGTGAACAGCAG GTGGTACAACTCTTGGAGCTTCCTGGGAAAGCAGCCCAGCATGCAGCAATCTGccctgaagaaaaagaaaaggagataGACAGACTGAAAGAGAAGAAGACTAAAAAACTACAAAAG GCGAAACAGGAAAAGATGAAATCTGACTTGCAGCAGAAAATTCACATCAGAGAGCTCAAGATGGCTGAAGTCAGATCATTGGAAATAGACTGCAAG GGTACTCTGGATGCTGAATGGTTGGAAGTCAATAATTTCTTCTCAGAGGTGATCAGAGTTGTGGAGGATGCTCGAAAGAAAGCCCTTAAGCCTCTGGAGGAGAG GAGACAGAAAGTGAAAGGAGATGCTCAGGATATCATTCAGAAGCTGCAAAGAGAAATTGATGTGCTCAAAAAGGCCATTGCTGAAGCACCCAAAAACCCAGACTTGGAG GTTTCCCCACTAACAGGCCTGGATGAATCTACTGACTGGAAAAATGTACAAGTTGACACTTCACTGTCCTTTGGCACACTGAGAACTACGACTTCAGCCATGATGAAGCAAATTCACGAGGAACTGGAAAAACTCTCATCCATCG AACTCAGGAGGATTACTAAATTTGCAG TGGACGTGAAGCTGGACCCGACTACCGCACACCAAAGCCTTGAAATTTCTGATAATGGGAAAAAAGTGAGAGATGGTGGAAAGATGTCGAGAGATCCTGATTCTCCACAGAGGTTTAATATGTTTGGAAGTATCCTGGGGCTCAACAGGCTGTCCTCTGGCAGGGCAtactgggaggtggaggtcAGCAAAAAGACCGGGTGGGATCTGGGTGTGGCGAGATGTGATGCAAACCGCAAGGGGAAACTCTCAATCAATCCTGACAATGGTTACTGGGCTACTGTACATTATGAAGACCAGAAATATGCAGCCCTAATGACACCACCTGTGAGCCTTTCGCTTAAAAGGAAACCACAAAAAGTCGGGGTGTTTGTAGATTACGAGGAAGGTCTTGTGTCCTTTTACGATGTGACGTCTCAGTCTCACATCTACTCATTTACTGAGTGTTTGTTTGGTGGTGAGATCCTCCCGTACTTCAGTCCACATCtgaaacaaaatgagaaaaacagcaATCCTTTGATTATCTCTGCTGTGCAAAAGCAGCAGTAA
- the LOC106098993 gene encoding E3 ubiquitin-protein ligase TRIM39 isoform X2, with amino-acid sequence MSLQVCHCGWSKNTSYQGLRVHQGKMGCTPKGMRMPEHAQFSYLPTVTILSPQIKLTDPFMDIFKNSVKSDSSSNASYYSWPRITADQDLGDLQGGMKSTQNQLEENKVQLWRNHQEESHQNYSRPTFSSSVKEENRLLPSSFIPQIDSPARQASTVEIIKSLVETQQQSVPTGSNMGAYQGLDFASGAQSVFMAMSQTFSNHSDHTDNATTKMETDTSFFETPQRSHQSTVSSDKARRALDFSTGEQQVVQLLELPGKAAQHAAICPEEKEKEIDRLKEKKTKKLQKAKQEKMKSDLQQKIHIRELKMAEVRSLEIDCKGTLDAEWLEVNNFFSEVIRVVEDARKKALKPLEERRQKVKGDAQDIIQKLQREIDVLKKAIAEAPKNPDLEVSPLTGLDESTDWKNVQVDTSLSFGTLRTTTSAMMKQIHEELEKLSSIELRRITKFAVDVKLDPTTAHQSLEISDNGKKVRDGGKMSRDPDSPQRFNMFGSILGLNRLSSGRAYWEVEVSKKTGWDLGVARCDANRKGKLSINPDNGYWATVHYEDQKYAALMTPPVSLSLKRKPQKVGVFVDYEEGLVSFYDVTSQSHIYSFTECLFGGEILPYFSPHLKQNEKNSNPLIISAVQKQQ; translated from the exons ATGAGTCTTCAGGTTTGCCACTGTGGCTGGTCCAAAAACACAAGTTACCAGGGCCTCAGAGTTCACCAGGGAAAGATGGGATGTACACCAAAGGGAATGAGGATGCCTGAACATGCACAATTCAGTTACCTTCCTACAGTGACCATCCTGAGTCCTCAGATCAAATTAACAGACCCATTTATGGATATTTTCAAGAATTCTGTGAAGTCTG attCTTCTTCAAACGCAAGCTACTACAGCTGGCCCAGAATCACAGCTGATCAGGACCTCGGAGATCTCCAGGGAGGGATGAAATCTACACAAAATCAACTGGAGGAGAACAAAGTTCAACTCTGGAGAAATCATCAGGAAGAATCTCATCAAAACTACAGCAGACCAACTTTCAGTTCTTCAGTCAAGGAGGAG AATAGACTTCTGCCATCAAGCTTCATCCCCCAAATCGATTCTCCAGCCAGACAAGCCTCCACAGTAGAGATAATTAAATCAT TGGTTGAAACTCAGCAACAGTCTGTGCCAACAGGTTCAAACATGGGCGCATATCAGGGGCTTGATTTTGCCTCTGGTGCCCAg TCTGTGTTCATGGCCATGTCACAGACCTTCAGCAACCACAGTGATCATACAGACAACGCAACCACAAAGATGGAGACAGACACATCAT TCTTTGAGACTCCTCAGCGCTCTCATCAAAGCACCGTGAGCTCAGACAAAGCCCGTCGAGCTCTGGACTTCTCTACTGGTGAACAGCAG GTGGTACAACTCTTGGAGCTTCCTGGGAAAGCAGCCCAGCATGCAGCAATCTGccctgaagaaaaagaaaaggagataGACAGACTGAAAGAGAAGAAGACTAAAAAACTACAAAAG GCGAAACAGGAAAAGATGAAATCTGACTTGCAGCAGAAAATTCACATCAGAGAGCTCAAGATGGCTGAAGTCAGATCATTGGAAATAGACTGCAAG GGTACTCTGGATGCTGAATGGTTGGAAGTCAATAATTTCTTCTCAGAGGTGATCAGAGTTGTGGAGGATGCTCGAAAGAAAGCCCTTAAGCCTCTGGAGGAGAG GAGACAGAAAGTGAAAGGAGATGCTCAGGATATCATTCAGAAGCTGCAAAGAGAAATTGATGTGCTCAAAAAGGCCATTGCTGAAGCACCCAAAAACCCAGACTTGGAG GTTTCCCCACTAACAGGCCTGGATGAATCTACTGACTGGAAAAATGTACAAGTTGACACTTCACTGTCCTTTGGCACACTGAGAACTACGACTTCAGCCATGATGAAGCAAATTCACGAGGAACTGGAAAAACTCTCATCCATCG AACTCAGGAGGATTACTAAATTTGCAG TGGACGTGAAGCTGGACCCGACTACCGCACACCAAAGCCTTGAAATTTCTGATAATGGGAAAAAAGTGAGAGATGGTGGAAAGATGTCGAGAGATCCTGATTCTCCACAGAGGTTTAATATGTTTGGAAGTATCCTGGGGCTCAACAGGCTGTCCTCTGGCAGGGCAtactgggaggtggaggtcAGCAAAAAGACCGGGTGGGATCTGGGTGTGGCGAGATGTGATGCAAACCGCAAGGGGAAACTCTCAATCAATCCTGACAATGGTTACTGGGCTACTGTACATTATGAAGACCAGAAATATGCAGCCCTAATGACACCACCTGTGAGCCTTTCGCTTAAAAGGAAACCACAAAAAGTCGGGGTGTTTGTAGATTACGAGGAAGGTCTTGTGTCCTTTTACGATGTGACGTCTCAGTCTCACATCTACTCATTTACTGAGTGTTTGTTTGGTGGTGAGATCCTCCCGTACTTCAGTCCACATCtgaaacaaaatgagaaaaacagcaATCCTTTGATTATCTCTGCTGTGCAAAAGCAGCAGTAA